The proteins below come from a single Deltaproteobacteria bacterium genomic window:
- a CDS encoding type II toxin-antitoxin system VapC family toxin — MFLLDTCSFLWMTMDPRGLSEQARAILAPREQEIFVSAISAFEIGIKVQKGKLQLSLPPSRWFKEALQLHDLQEIALKGEIAAISTELPLIHADPFDRILIATAIEHRLTILTPDPLIQKYPDVKWAW; from the coding sequence ATGTTTTTGCTGGATACCTGTAGCTTCCTTTGGATGACCATGGATCCGCGAGGCCTTTCGGAACAGGCAAGGGCTATATTGGCGCCTCGAGAACAGGAAATATTTGTTTCGGCAATCAGCGCTTTCGAGATCGGCATCAAGGTCCAAAAGGGCAAGCTTCAATTGTCGCTTCCCCCTTCCCGCTGGTTTAAAGAGGCCCTTCAATTGCATGATCTTCAAGAAATAGCTCTCAAAGGAGAAATTGCGGCCATTTCCACGGAGCTTCCCCTGATTCATGCCGATCCCTTTGACCGAATCCTTATTGCCACGGCCATCGAGCATCGCCTGACTATCCTCACCCCCGACCCGCTGATTCAAAAATATCCCGATGTCAAATGGGCGTGGTGA
- a CDS encoding type II toxin-antitoxin system prevent-host-death family antitoxin: MITVNIHEAKTNLSSLIAKVEEKGELVRICRNGKPVVEMIPFKKRGNRLQTHPQLQGKILYDPTEPLTEDEWPEEFR, encoded by the coding sequence ATGATTACGGTGAATATCCACGAAGCGAAAACCAATCTTTCTTCCCTGATTGCCAAAGTAGAAGAGAAGGGGGAGCTTGTGCGCATCTGTCGAAACGGCAAGCCGGTGGTGGAGATGATTCCCTTCAAGAAACGGGGAAATCGACTCCAAACCCACCCCCAGCTTCAGGGTAAAATTCTCTATGATCCCACCGAGCCTTTGACCGAAGACGAATGGCCCGAGGAATTCCGATAA
- the recA gene encoding recombinase RecA — protein MEAVQINTDKNKAISLAVSTIEKQFGKGAIMRLGEAEILKNAQLDVISTGSLALDIALGVGGIPRGRIVEVFGPESSGKTTLTLHVVAEAQKKGGICAFIDAEHALDVTYARKLGVKTEDLLISQPDNGEQALEIAETLVRSNAVDVIVVDSVAALVPKSEIEGEMGDAQMGAQARLMSQALRKLTATVARSKTLLVFINQIRMKIGVMFGNPETTTGGNALKFYSSIRLDIRRIGGIKVGEQVLGNRVRVKVVKNKVAPPFKQVEFDMMYDQGISRDGDLIDLASEQGIVEKSGSWFTYGEERIGQGRDNAIKFLKDNRDIAKKIEKALLQKVGLAPVAPKGPPVGAEVAPIAAPAKEKKVAKA, from the coding sequence ATGGAAGCGGTTCAAATTAATACAGACAAAAACAAGGCCATTTCACTGGCGGTATCGACCATCGAAAAACAGTTCGGCAAAGGGGCGATCATGCGGCTGGGGGAGGCGGAGATTTTGAAAAACGCCCAGCTCGACGTCATTTCAACCGGGTCGCTTGCCCTGGATATTGCCTTGGGGGTTGGCGGAATTCCGCGGGGGCGAATTGTCGAGGTTTTCGGGCCGGAGTCGTCCGGCAAAACCACACTGACCCTTCATGTGGTGGCTGAAGCCCAGAAAAAAGGGGGGATATGCGCCTTTATCGACGCCGAACATGCGTTGGATGTCACCTATGCCCGGAAACTCGGCGTCAAAACGGAGGATCTCCTGATCTCCCAGCCCGATAACGGCGAGCAGGCGCTCGAGATTGCCGAAACGCTGGTCCGCTCCAATGCCGTGGATGTAATTGTGGTCGACTCGGTGGCGGCGCTGGTCCCCAAATCGGAAATCGAGGGAGAGATGGGGGATGCCCAGATGGGGGCGCAGGCGCGGCTGATGAGTCAGGCCCTTCGCAAACTGACCGCCACGGTGGCGCGCTCCAAGACGCTTCTTGTTTTTATCAACCAGATCCGGATGAAAATCGGCGTGATGTTCGGCAACCCCGAAACGACCACCGGCGGGAATGCGCTGAAATTTTATTCCTCGATCCGGCTCGACATCCGCCGGATCGGCGGGATCAAAGTGGGGGAGCAGGTACTGGGCAACCGTGTCCGCGTGAAAGTGGTAAAGAACAAGGTCGCTCCGCCGTTCAAACAGGTGGAGTTCGACATGATGTACGATCAGGGAATTTCGCGCGACGGCGATTTGATCGATCTTGCCTCCGAGCAGGGGATTGTGGAAAAAAGCGGTTCCTGGTTCACCTATGGCGAGGAGCGGATCGGACAGGGGCGCGACAACGCCATTAAATTCCTGAAAGACAACAGAGACATCGCCAAAAAGATCGAAAAGGCCCTTTTGCAAAAGGTGGGACTCGCGCCGGTGGCCCCGAAGGGGCCCCCTGTCGGGGCCGAGGTAGCCCCGATCGCCGCTCCCGCCAAGGAGAAAAAGGTCGCAAAGGCCTGA
- the thpR gene encoding RNA 2',3'-cyclic phosphodiesterase → MNSVRSFVAIPIPDTIKKSVQDWIEPFRRHDSSIRWVKPEGIHLTLKFLGNVEEERFEKEFFLEFTQLCTPFRPIRLVADAVGQFPPRGTPRILWVGLSGRAGLAGDVDPLKTFAQSVEGFFERFGFPKEKRPFAPHVTIARIKEKPSSGFLKKWHEVGLVSFGEFIADRIVFYKSELTKGGAVYSVIREFHLGERR, encoded by the coding sequence ATGAACTCGGTCCGCTCCTTCGTCGCCATCCCCATTCCAGACACTATCAAAAAATCTGTTCAGGATTGGATTGAACCTTTTCGGAGGCATGATTCCTCCATCCGGTGGGTGAAGCCGGAAGGAATTCACTTAACCCTCAAATTTTTGGGGAATGTGGAGGAAGAAAGATTTGAAAAAGAATTTTTTTTGGAATTCACGCAACTTTGCACCCCCTTTCGACCGATAAGGTTGGTGGCGGATGCGGTGGGGCAGTTTCCTCCTCGCGGAACTCCCCGTATTCTGTGGGTGGGGCTTTCGGGCCGAGCCGGCCTGGCAGGCGATGTTGATCCGCTTAAGACATTCGCTCAATCGGTGGAGGGTTTTTTTGAGCGGTTCGGTTTTCCGAAGGAGAAAAGGCCTTTTGCGCCGCATGTGACCATCGCCCGCATCAAAGAAAAACCGTCAAGCGGGTTTTTGAAGAAGTGGCATGAGGTCGGGCTTGTCTCCTTCGGTGAATTTATCGCCGATCGCATTGTTTTTTACAAAAGCGAGTTGACAAAAGGGGGGGCTGTTTATAGCGTCATTCGGGAGTTTCATCTTGGAGAAAGGCGATAG